In Hymenobacter sublimis, a single genomic region encodes these proteins:
- a CDS encoding 2'-5' RNA ligase family protein — translation MLAITSLLNPQSAERINRLIKSLEAEFGLDDVQATPDPHITYQLAGVRKLSALKQALRDVARHTQPFAAFTTGLGVFPGPNPVIYIPVLRSDALNNLHQRILRATAPLCLRTDKFSGPDCWLPHISLALHDTTPELLGPVMQYLNQHTFNLKISINNLAILRQEGESFVPEKIFTFEGHKHEPIPTLFESQA, via the coding sequence ATGCTGGCCATAACTTCTCTTCTGAATCCGCAGAGCGCGGAACGGATTAACCGTCTGATTAAGAGCCTGGAAGCCGAATTCGGCCTCGATGATGTGCAGGCTACGCCCGATCCGCATATTACCTACCAGCTGGCTGGGGTGCGGAAGCTGTCGGCGCTGAAGCAGGCGCTCCGCGATGTAGCGCGCCACACCCAGCCCTTTGCCGCATTTACCACCGGCCTGGGCGTTTTTCCGGGCCCAAACCCGGTCATTTACATTCCCGTGCTGCGCTCCGATGCGCTGAACAACCTGCACCAGCGCATTCTGCGGGCCACCGCGCCGCTCTGCTTGCGTACCGACAAGTTTAGCGGGCCCGACTGCTGGCTGCCCCACATCTCCCTGGCCCTCCACGACACCACCCCGGAGCTGCTAGGCCCCGTTATGCAGTACCTGAACCAGCACACGTTCAACCTGAAAATCAGCATCAACAACCTAGCTATTCTGCGCCAGGAAGGAGAGAGTTTCGTGCCGGAGAAGATTTTCACCTTTGAAGGGCACAAGCATGAGCCCATACCAACCCTGTTCGAGTCGCAGGCTTAG
- a CDS encoding Uma2 family endonuclease, with protein sequence MAPITQLSQLDFTKTYTYADYLTWQLSEWVELIRGRVRLMSPAPKRQHQDITRNIEFSIMQFLRGKHCKMYHAPFDVRLTRATPNGDASIETVVQPDICVICDLQKLDDRGCLGAPDWIIEILSPGNVSRDTKEKFDLYEEVGVREYWMVTPEQKNVVVCLLGEDGRYELRGEFYAPGLIPVATLPELQMEWAEVFEGV encoded by the coding sequence ATGGCTCCCATCACGCAGCTTTCCCAACTCGACTTCACGAAGACGTATACTTACGCCGACTATTTGACTTGGCAGCTCTCGGAGTGGGTAGAACTAATTCGGGGCCGGGTGCGCCTGATGAGCCCCGCCCCAAAGCGGCAGCACCAAGATATTACTCGCAACATCGAGTTTTCTATTATGCAGTTCCTGCGGGGCAAGCACTGCAAGATGTATCATGCTCCGTTTGATGTGCGTCTGACCCGCGCTACCCCCAACGGCGACGCCAGCATTGAAACCGTGGTGCAGCCCGATATCTGTGTCATCTGCGACCTGCAGAAGCTCGACGACCGCGGCTGCCTCGGTGCCCCCGACTGGATTATCGAAATCCTCTCGCCCGGCAACGTTTCCCGCGACACGAAGGAGAAGTTCGACCTTTACGAGGAGGTAGGCGTGCGCGAATATTGGATGGTAACGCCCGAGCAGAAAAACGTAGTAGTATGTCTGCTAGGCGAAGATGGCCGCTACGAGCTACGCGGCGAGTTTTACGCGCCCGGCCTGATTCCGGTGGCTACCTTGCCGGAACTGCAGATGGAGTGGGCGGAGGTGTTTGAGGGCGTGTAG
- a CDS encoding SDR family oxidoreductase, with the protein MSNTKIALVTGGSRGLGKDMALSLARKGTNVLITYHSKKDEAEAVVAEIQGLGQQAAALQLNVADSKSFDAFFAQVRTTLQSAFQAEQFHFLVNNAGVALYSAFADTTEEQFDEMVAVHLKGPFFLTQKALSLLADGGRIINISSGLARFSLPGSSAYASMKGAIEVLTRYQAKELGARGIAANVVAPGAIATDFGGGRVRDDEHLNQFVASQTALGRVGQPEDIGGVVAFLCSEEGRWVNAQRLEASGGMFF; encoded by the coding sequence ATGAGTAACACGAAAATAGCCCTCGTTACCGGCGGCAGCCGTGGCCTGGGCAAAGACATGGCTTTGAGCTTGGCCCGCAAAGGCACCAACGTACTGATTACCTACCACAGCAAAAAGGACGAAGCCGAAGCCGTGGTAGCTGAAATTCAGGGCCTGGGCCAGCAGGCGGCGGCATTGCAACTGAATGTGGCCGACAGCAAGAGCTTCGACGCCTTTTTTGCGCAGGTGCGCACTACCCTACAGAGCGCCTTCCAGGCCGAGCAGTTTCACTTTCTCGTGAACAACGCCGGGGTAGCCCTGTATTCGGCCTTCGCCGATACCACCGAAGAGCAGTTCGACGAGATGGTAGCGGTTCACTTGAAAGGTCCCTTCTTTCTAACTCAAAAAGCGTTGTCCCTGCTGGCTGATGGCGGGCGTATTATCAATATCTCCTCGGGGCTGGCGCGTTTTTCCCTGCCGGGGTCCTCGGCCTACGCCAGTATGAAAGGCGCCATTGAAGTGCTGACGCGCTACCAGGCCAAGGAGTTGGGGGCCCGCGGCATTGCAGCCAACGTGGTAGCCCCCGGGGCCATTGCCACCGATTTTGGTGGCGGGCGGGTGCGCGACGATGAGCACCTGAACCAGTTTGTAGCGTCGCAAACGGCCCTGGGCCGGGTGGGCCAGCCCGAGGACATTGGCGGGGTAGTCGCCTTCCTGTGCTCCGAGGAAGGCCGCTGGGTGAACGCGCAGCGTTTGGAAGCCTCGGGCGGAATGTTTTTCTAG
- a CDS encoding helix-turn-helix domain-containing protein, which translates to MATTPIPKKLLARQHEITADFLRAIDQHLEDVVTGRVTEMLEIRDLADQLHIHPTHLSNTIKLTTGHPPCYYFEARILDIAREQLRDPSRSVATIAAGLTYDPSNFTKFFKRFAGCTPKQYREQVWAAERAASESETLTI; encoded by the coding sequence ATGGCAACTACACCAATTCCAAAAAAGCTGCTGGCCCGTCAGCACGAAATAACGGCCGATTTTCTGCGGGCCATAGACCAGCACCTGGAGGATGTGGTAACGGGCCGCGTCACGGAAATGCTTGAAATTCGTGACCTGGCTGATCAGCTGCACATTCATCCTACCCATCTGAGCAATACCATCAAGCTGACCACCGGCCACCCGCCCTGCTACTATTTTGAGGCGCGCATACTGGACATTGCCCGGGAGCAGCTGCGCGACCCTAGCCGCTCAGTGGCTACCATTGCGGCCGGGCTTACCTATGACCCCTCCAACTTCACAAAGTTCTTTAAACGCTTTGCCGGGTGCACGCCCAAACAGTATCGGGAGCAGGTGTGGGCCGCGGAACGAGCCGCCTCAGAATCGGAAACTCTCACCATTTAA
- a CDS encoding amidase has product MLHGGEKNTTPEGAAAAGDAAATDFELHEATVTALQEKMKSGQLTARRITELYLERIEAIDKAGPKLRSVIEVNPDALSIADTLDQERKNGKLRGPLHGIPVLIKDNIDTADKQQTTAGSLALAGHKAAQDAFIVKKLREAGAVVLGKTNLSEWANFRSTRSTSGWSSRGGQTKNPYILDRTPSGSSAGSGAAAAANLCALAIGTETDGSIVSPSSCSGLVGFKPTVGLWSRSGIIPISATQDTAGPMTRTVQDAAILLGALAGEDAADAVTKESAGKIQPDYTTFLNPNGLKGKRLGVEKGHLTGASDAIPLLKQAVELLKAQGATVVEVEVEKLTDPLGQAEYDVLLYEFKDGVNKYLATAGANVKTLTDVIRFNTENKAKAMPFFQQEILEASDKLEGLASPKYQAALRKSHQGARAAIDNVLRENKLDGLVAITNAPARCIDLINGDSGGGPGFSSPAAMAGYPHITVPMGQVHGLPVGLSFVGGAYQEGPLLTLAYAYEQASKKRVVPEFKAPFVG; this is encoded by the coding sequence TTGCTCCACGGGGGCGAAAAAAACACTACCCCGGAAGGCGCCGCCGCTGCCGGCGATGCCGCCGCTACCGATTTTGAACTGCACGAAGCCACGGTAACGGCGCTGCAGGAAAAAATGAAGAGCGGGCAGCTAACCGCCCGCCGCATTACGGAGCTGTACCTGGAGCGGATTGAGGCCATTGATAAGGCTGGGCCCAAGCTCCGGTCGGTTATTGAGGTAAACCCCGATGCGCTCAGCATTGCCGATACCCTGGACCAGGAGCGCAAAAACGGCAAGCTGCGCGGCCCCTTGCACGGTATTCCGGTGCTGATCAAGGATAATATTGATACCGCCGACAAGCAGCAGACCACGGCCGGCTCCTTGGCCCTGGCCGGCCACAAGGCAGCCCAGGACGCCTTCATTGTGAAGAAGTTGCGCGAAGCTGGCGCCGTGGTGCTGGGCAAAACCAACCTGAGCGAGTGGGCCAACTTCCGCTCCACGCGCTCCACCAGCGGCTGGAGCAGCCGGGGCGGCCAAACCAAGAATCCCTACATTCTGGACCGCACACCTAGCGGCTCGAGCGCCGGTTCGGGGGCCGCGGCCGCGGCCAACCTCTGCGCCTTGGCCATTGGCACCGAAACGGATGGCTCCATCGTATCTCCTTCGTCGTGCAGCGGGCTGGTAGGATTTAAGCCCACGGTGGGCCTATGGAGCCGCTCCGGCATCATTCCTATTTCGGCCACCCAGGATACAGCCGGCCCCATGACCCGCACCGTGCAGGACGCCGCCATTTTGCTGGGTGCCCTGGCTGGGGAGGATGCTGCCGACGCCGTAACCAAAGAAAGCGCGGGCAAAATACAGCCCGACTACACCACATTTCTGAACCCGAACGGGTTGAAAGGCAAGCGCCTAGGCGTGGAAAAAGGCCATCTGACCGGTGCTTCCGACGCCATTCCGCTACTTAAGCAGGCCGTGGAGCTGCTGAAAGCCCAGGGCGCCACGGTGGTAGAAGTAGAGGTAGAAAAGCTTACCGACCCCCTGGGCCAAGCCGAGTACGACGTGCTGCTCTACGAGTTCAAAGACGGCGTGAACAAGTACCTGGCTACGGCCGGCGCGAACGTGAAAACCCTCACGGATGTCATTCGCTTCAACACGGAAAACAAGGCCAAGGCCATGCCTTTCTTCCAGCAGGAAATCCTGGAAGCTTCTGACAAGCTGGAAGGCCTGGCAAGCCCCAAGTACCAGGCCGCCCTGCGCAAGTCGCACCAGGGTGCCCGCGCCGCTATCGACAACGTACTGCGCGAAAACAAGCTCGATGGTCTCGTTGCCATTACCAACGCCCCGGCCCGCTGCATCGACCTGATTAACGGCGACTCAGGCGGCGGCCCCGGCTTTTCTTCGCCAGCCGCCATGGCCGGCTACCCCCACATTACGGTGCCCATGGGGCAGGTACACGGCCTGCCCGTCGGCCTTTCGTTTGTGGGTGGAGCCTACCAAGAAGGGCCGTTGCTGACCTTGGCCTACGCCTACGAGCAGGCCTCTAAAAAGCGGGTAGTCCCGGAGTTCAAGGCGCCATTTGTAGGGTAG
- a CDS encoding ABC-F family ATP-binding cassette domain-containing protein gives MISITDLDFHFGSRTLYDKANLHIKPKDKIGLIGLNGRGKSTLLRILVGEYKPDGGSISMSKDVSLGFLNQDLLSYDSHESILVVAMQAFAEALEIQKKIDEVLLEFETNYTDDLVEKLATLQERFEALGGYTMQARAEEILEGLGFTTEELQRPLKLFSGGWRMRVMLAKILLQQPSLLLLDEPTNHLDLPSIKWIENYLAGYEGAVIIVSHDREFLDRTTNTTVEVTGGKLVPYAGNYSFYLEEKEERNAIQKGAFENQQAQIRQAERFIERFKAKASKAKQAQSRVKMLDKLERIDDVAQDDARVNIKFNFTVTPGRHILRMEHVGKKYGEKTIFRDTHVHIERGDKIALIGANGKGKSTLMRLVAGSEAPSAGNHQLGHNVIMSFYAQHQLESLRIENEILQEMVEAGSKRSEMELRSVLGSFLFTGDDVYKKIKVLSGGEKSRVALAKTLISEANFLLLDEPTNHLDMQSVNILIQALDQYQGTYIVISHDRFFVENVANKIWYIEDYQLKEYPGTYNEYEQWQEDREKAAKKAGLPSPSAPKPLPKEEKKVDATPAKTPSPDQKKALKELAEVEKKIDEREKELAQYEAQLADPQIYQNAAQLKDATLKFEQVKKELAQLNDRWEMLAEM, from the coding sequence ATGATTTCCATTACCGACCTCGACTTTCATTTCGGCTCGCGTACCCTCTACGACAAGGCCAACCTGCATATTAAGCCCAAGGATAAGATTGGCCTCATTGGGCTCAACGGCCGGGGCAAATCGACGCTGCTGCGTATTCTGGTGGGTGAGTACAAGCCCGACGGTGGTAGCATCTCCATGAGCAAGGACGTGAGCCTGGGCTTCCTAAACCAGGATTTGCTTAGCTACGACTCCCACGAATCCATTCTGGTGGTGGCCATGCAGGCTTTTGCCGAGGCTCTGGAGATTCAGAAGAAGATTGACGAGGTGCTGCTGGAGTTCGAAACCAACTACACCGACGACCTGGTAGAAAAGCTGGCGACCCTGCAGGAGCGGTTCGAGGCTCTGGGCGGCTACACCATGCAGGCCCGCGCTGAGGAAATCCTGGAAGGCTTGGGCTTTACCACGGAGGAGCTGCAGCGCCCCCTGAAGCTGTTCTCGGGGGGCTGGCGCATGCGCGTGATGCTGGCCAAAATCCTGCTCCAGCAACCCTCGCTACTCCTGCTCGACGAACCAACCAACCACTTGGACTTGCCCTCCATTAAGTGGATTGAAAACTACCTGGCTGGCTACGAGGGTGCCGTTATCATCGTGAGCCACGACCGGGAATTCCTGGACCGCACCACCAACACCACGGTGGAGGTAACGGGCGGCAAGCTGGTGCCCTACGCCGGCAATTATAGCTTCTACCTCGAAGAAAAGGAAGAGCGCAACGCCATTCAAAAGGGCGCCTTCGAAAACCAGCAGGCCCAGATTCGGCAGGCGGAGCGCTTTATTGAGCGGTTCAAGGCCAAGGCCAGCAAAGCCAAGCAGGCCCAAAGCCGCGTGAAGATGCTGGATAAGCTGGAGCGCATCGACGACGTAGCCCAGGACGACGCCCGCGTGAACATCAAGTTCAACTTCACCGTCACGCCCGGCCGCCACATCCTACGCATGGAGCACGTGGGCAAGAAATACGGGGAGAAAACCATCTTCCGCGATACCCACGTCCACATTGAGCGCGGCGACAAAATTGCCCTTATTGGGGCCAACGGCAAGGGCAAGTCCACGCTGATGCGCCTGGTAGCGGGCTCGGAGGCGCCATCTGCCGGCAACCACCAGTTGGGCCATAACGTCATCATGTCGTTCTACGCCCAGCACCAGCTGGAAAGTCTGCGCATTGAGAATGAGATTCTGCAGGAAATGGTGGAGGCCGGCTCGAAGCGCTCAGAAATGGAGCTGCGCTCCGTGCTGGGCTCCTTCCTGTTCACCGGCGACGACGTGTACAAGAAAATCAAGGTGCTCAGCGGGGGCGAGAAAAGCCGCGTGGCCCTGGCCAAAACCCTGATTTCGGAGGCCAACTTCTTACTCCTCGACGAACCGACCAACCACCTGGACATGCAGTCAGTGAACATCCTGATTCAGGCCCTGGATCAGTATCAGGGTACCTACATCGTGATTAGCCACGACCGTTTCTTTGTGGAGAATGTGGCCAACAAAATCTGGTACATCGAAGATTACCAACTGAAGGAGTACCCCGGCACCTACAACGAGTACGAGCAGTGGCAGGAGGACCGCGAAAAGGCCGCTAAAAAAGCCGGCCTACCCTCGCCATCGGCTCCGAAACCTCTGCCCAAGGAGGAAAAGAAAGTAGACGCTACACCCGCCAAAACGCCTTCGCCCGACCAGAAGAAAGCCTTAAAGGAGCTGGCCGAGGTAGAAAAGAAGATTGACGAGCGGGAAAAGGAGCTGGCCCAGTACGAAGCTCAACTCGCCGACCCCCAGATCTATCAGAACGCCGCCCAACTCAAGGACGCTACCCTCAAGTTTGAGCAGGTAAAAAAAGAGCTAGCCCAGCTCAACGACCGTTGGGAAATGCTGGCGGAAATGTAG
- a CDS encoding DUF748 domain-containing protein, with the protein MLLSRKPAPTLAPASPRRHWGRWLLLGVGLLVLLVGLGVTFFLDPWLRRTLEEQVAQSTKGRYQLRVTEFRTSLWQRRATLRGLHLRTTAATSPDSARLPRLQLALGQLSINGVGLLALLRRQEVPVDSITLDSLTLHLASLPQGGSQQPLHQRLPCKAVRLGQLALRHVRATYGAGNQAQVRLGESAVVLQDVWLSAAGAADSGRVGYAAAVAAQVAGATAQVPGHEVKLVRATFSTGSRQLRLDSVLVHPRKPISSVRSSAMRVSLALPQLVLRGLDAAQLSRRRFRADTLRATRPRLALTLPTRKPPVLHELLQPYLAECRLGSMQVTGGQLRVAGLALAPALADVAVAANGIQVLPRQGTPTDIYYARAWQVRTGAATATLDAPYYHLSWQSLRADSRTGQMQIRQVLALPTMSVVELARSKKHQSAHVSVRLPEVVLTGLDFPAAANQQQLRATALLVRHPQISTRSDGRFATNPNISVVTPEMLGRLPFQFALNRFGIQDATLALTFRSPRDPQPGVMSINRLNVKLRNLTNDPRRMSAATPLTGEATGWLQNQCAARMSLRANLLDASGRHTLRGEFGAASLSMLNSMIVPTRGIAIRRGTVRRIRFQMQLDRTAARGTMWGEYADLKLQLLNQQERPGVLHRVGTSLVNGIFIRDNNPRKPGQPLQTGIIASSRERRYSVFSLWRQGMVSGLLHSAGVPAGMAKKLSEAE; encoded by the coding sequence GTGCTACTCTCCCGCAAACCAGCTCCTACGCTTGCTCCTGCCTCGCCCCGGCGCCACTGGGGGCGCTGGCTGCTGCTGGGGGTAGGACTGCTTGTGCTACTCGTGGGCCTGGGAGTAACCTTTTTTCTGGACCCCTGGCTGCGTCGTACGCTGGAAGAGCAGGTGGCTCAAAGCACCAAAGGCCGCTACCAACTGCGCGTTACGGAATTCCGAACCAGCCTCTGGCAGCGCAGGGCTACCCTCCGCGGCCTGCACCTGCGCACAACCGCTGCCACTTCTCCCGATTCAGCGCGCCTGCCCCGGCTACAGCTGGCACTGGGGCAGCTGAGCATTAATGGGGTGGGCCTGCTGGCTCTGCTGCGGCGACAAGAAGTGCCAGTTGACAGCATCACGCTGGATTCCCTGACTTTGCATCTGGCCTCCCTACCCCAGGGCGGGAGCCAGCAGCCTTTGCATCAACGGCTTCCCTGCAAAGCAGTACGCCTTGGTCAGCTGGCCCTGCGCCACGTGCGCGCTACCTATGGCGCGGGCAACCAGGCTCAGGTACGGCTGGGAGAAAGCGCGGTAGTGCTGCAGGACGTATGGTTAAGTGCCGCCGGGGCAGCTGACTCCGGTCGGGTAGGCTACGCGGCGGCGGTAGCTGCGCAGGTAGCCGGAGCTACCGCGCAAGTGCCGGGCCACGAGGTGAAGTTGGTGCGGGCCACGTTTTCGACTGGGAGCCGGCAACTGCGGCTTGATTCGGTGCTGGTGCATCCGCGGAAGCCCATCAGCAGCGTCCGCAGCTCGGCCATGCGCGTGAGTTTAGCCCTGCCCCAACTGGTACTACGCGGACTGGATGCTGCTCAACTGAGTCGGCGCCGGTTCCGGGCTGATACGCTGCGCGCTACCCGTCCGCGCCTGGCCCTCACCCTGCCTACCCGAAAGCCACCAGTCCTGCACGAACTCCTGCAACCCTACCTGGCGGAGTGCCGGCTAGGCAGTATGCAAGTAACTGGCGGACAGCTGCGCGTGGCCGGACTGGCCCTGGCCCCAGCCCTGGCCGATGTGGCGGTAGCAGCTAACGGCATTCAGGTGCTGCCGCGCCAAGGAACTCCCACCGACATCTATTACGCCCGCGCCTGGCAGGTACGCACCGGCGCCGCCACTGCTACCCTGGATGCGCCCTATTACCACCTTTCCTGGCAGAGCCTGCGGGCAGACAGCCGGACGGGCCAGATGCAAATTCGGCAGGTGCTGGCCTTGCCCACCATGAGCGTGGTGGAGTTGGCCCGGAGCAAAAAGCACCAGTCGGCCCACGTTTCCGTGCGCTTGCCGGAGGTAGTGCTAACCGGCCTCGATTTTCCGGCGGCCGCCAACCAGCAGCAACTGCGCGCCACAGCCCTGCTGGTCCGGCACCCCCAAATCAGCACCCGCAGCGACGGGCGTTTTGCCACCAACCCGAACATTTCCGTGGTGACGCCCGAAATGCTGGGCCGCCTACCGTTTCAGTTTGCCCTTAACCGCTTTGGCATTCAGGACGCCACCCTGGCCCTGACCTTCCGCTCCCCCCGCGACCCGCAGCCCGGCGTCATGAGTATCAACCGCCTCAACGTCAAGTTGCGCAACCTCACCAACGACCCGCGCCGCATGAGTGCCGCTACCCCCCTGACGGGCGAGGCTACCGGCTGGCTTCAAAACCAGTGCGCCGCCCGCATGAGTCTGCGAGCTAACTTGCTGGATGCCAGTGGGCGGCATACGTTACGAGGGGAGTTTGGGGCTGCGTCGCTTTCCATGCTGAACTCCATGATTGTGCCCACCCGCGGCATTGCCATCCGTAGGGGCACGGTGCGCCGCATCCGGTTTCAGATGCAGCTGGACCGCACGGCTGCCCGGGGCACCATGTGGGGCGAGTACGCCGATCTGAAGCTACAGCTGCTTAACCAGCAAGAGCGGCCTGGTGTGCTGCACCGGGTAGGTACTTCACTAGTCAACGGTATCTTCATCCGCGACAATAACCCGCGCAAGCCCGGTCAGCCCCTACAAACCGGCATCATTGCCTCGAGCCGGGAACGGCGCTACTCCGTTTTTTCCCTCTGGCGCCAAGGCATGGTGAGTGGCCTGCTCCATAGCGCCGGTGTACCAGCCGGCATGGCCAAAAAGCTTAGTGAGGCGGAGTAA
- a CDS encoding cytochrome-c peroxidase — protein MSSNLTCYPAALRSLLLGLSGLLFSFAVLHRTPAEQVKSYYDDHLKRLHAALTHFQQRTYQADTTALRVEFAACRREYKHLEFAVEYYYPHAAGRINGAALPETEPGEPGEVIQPSGFQVLEEIVFAAPDTRANRDLVHQEIDNLLFQVQQLERQAPHLAFSDAEVFDALRLNLYRLAAKGVSGFDSPAAHASLPEAAVTLQATREVVSLFDAPAALTTHLRRCEAAVATSGQDFNSFDRARFFVRYFNPALAALREAQQQRQIPFLATRRAVRADAASFFVADAFDPGFFAPADAAAPTPAVLALGEALFQEPILSGRGGRSCASCHVPTQAYADGLRVNRSLLAEAELERNTPTLLNAALQPDQFYDSRVHFLEDQVHAVVSSKAEMGGQLSEAPALLRRKGAYPKLFAQAFTTEREPVTERNIRRAVAAYVRSLVRLNSRFDQFLRGDTAVLSSREILGFNLFMGKAQCGTCHYLPLFNGTVPPLYDKTESEVLGVPTSADTLHPTLDTDQGKFLLYGIAHQRHAFKTPTVRNAALTAPYMHNGAYQTLEQVLDFYNRGGGTGLGLSVPTQTLAEDKLKLSPAEQQAIIAFLKSLNDMQGVVY, from the coding sequence ATGTCTTCCAATCTGACCTGCTACCCCGCCGCGCTCCGCTCTTTGTTGCTGGGCTTGTCGGGGTTGCTGTTTTCGTTTGCGGTGCTACACCGCACGCCTGCCGAGCAGGTAAAAAGCTACTACGATGACCATTTGAAGCGCCTACACGCGGCCCTAACCCACTTTCAGCAGCGCACCTACCAGGCCGATACCACCGCCCTACGAGTTGAGTTTGCCGCTTGCCGGCGGGAGTACAAGCACCTGGAATTTGCCGTGGAATATTACTACCCGCACGCGGCGGGCCGCATCAACGGGGCGGCCCTACCCGAAACGGAGCCGGGCGAGCCGGGCGAGGTTATTCAGCCCAGCGGGTTTCAGGTGCTGGAAGAAATCGTGTTTGCGGCTCCCGATACCCGCGCCAACCGGGACCTGGTTCATCAGGAAATCGACAACCTGCTGTTTCAGGTGCAGCAGTTGGAGCGCCAAGCTCCCCACCTGGCTTTTTCCGACGCCGAAGTGTTTGACGCCCTGCGCCTGAACCTGTACCGGCTGGCCGCCAAGGGAGTTTCTGGTTTCGACTCCCCGGCGGCGCACGCCTCCCTGCCCGAAGCGGCTGTTACCCTACAGGCTACCCGAGAGGTAGTAAGCCTGTTTGACGCGCCAGCAGCCCTCACTACCCATTTGCGCCGCTGCGAAGCGGCCGTAGCCACCTCCGGGCAAGACTTCAACTCCTTTGACCGCGCCCGTTTCTTCGTGCGCTATTTCAACCCGGCCCTGGCTGCCCTGCGCGAGGCCCAGCAGCAGCGGCAGATTCCCTTCCTAGCTACCCGCCGGGCGGTGCGGGCTGATGCGGCTAGCTTTTTCGTGGCCGATGCATTTGACCCCGGATTTTTTGCCCCCGCCGATGCGGCCGCGCCCACTCCGGCGGTGCTGGCCCTCGGCGAAGCCTTGTTTCAAGAGCCTATTTTATCGGGGCGCGGCGGGCGCTCCTGCGCCAGCTGCCACGTGCCCACCCAGGCTTACGCGGATGGGTTGCGCGTGAACCGTTCCCTGCTGGCCGAGGCGGAGTTAGAGCGCAACACCCCTACCCTGCTCAACGCCGCCCTGCAGCCCGATCAGTTCTACGACAGCCGGGTGCATTTCCTAGAAGATCAGGTGCACGCAGTCGTGTCCAGCAAAGCCGAAATGGGCGGCCAGCTCAGTGAGGCACCGGCCCTGCTGCGGCGCAAAGGCGCCTACCCCAAGCTATTTGCCCAGGCCTTTACTACCGAGCGTGAGCCTGTTACTGAGCGCAACATCCGACGTGCGGTGGCGGCTTACGTCCGCTCCCTGGTGCGCCTCAACAGCCGCTTCGACCAGTTTCTGCGCGGCGACACGGCCGTGCTGAGCAGCCGGGAAATCCTGGGGTTCAACCTGTTCATGGGCAAGGCCCAGTGCGGTACCTGCCACTACCTGCCCCTGTTCAACGGCACCGTGCCGCCCCTCTACGACAAAACCGAAAGCGAAGTGCTAGGCGTGCCTACCTCGGCCGATACCCTGCACCCAACCCTGGACACCGACCAAGGCAAGTTTCTGCTTTACGGCATTGCCCACCAGCGACACGCTTTCAAAACTCCTACCGTCCGTAATGCTGCCCTTACCGCTCCCTACATGCACAACGGCGCGTACCAAACCCTGGAGCAGGTCCTGGACTTCTACAACCGAGGCGGCGGCACCGGCCTGGGCCTCTCCGTTCCTACCCAAACTCTAGCCGAGGACAAGCTTAAGCTAAGCCCAGCCGAGCAGCAGGCTATTATTGCCTTCCTTAAGTCTTTGAACGATATGCAGGGGGTAGTTTATTGA